The Streptomyces collinus DNA segment GCGAGGACAGCGACTGGCGCAAGACGACTGACGATATGGCGTAGACGCCCGGCCTGCCGCGGCAGTCCTCAACTCGAGCCGCGCGCCCAAGCCGTCCGCACGTGGCGAGAGGGCAGGACCGCACCGTGAAACATCACCATCGTCAAGGCACCGCAGGTCCGGCTGGCGCCCACCAATCTGACCCATCCCAACAGCCTGCGTCTGCGGGACCGCGCTGTCCCGCGGCACCACCCAGACCAGCGCCCGTAGCGTCGCCACGCACAGGTTGGGGCCGCCGCGGACGAAGCCAACGCACCTGCACCGGCCCCCTCCAGCACACCCCTTGTGGCCCATCCGGAGACCGGGGAGAGGCGGGCGGGCAAGGAGGGATCCCGCGCTGGGGCCTGCGTGTGTCGGCAAGGGGCGTACGCTCATAGTCGCTCGCTGGATGGGGCGCTCGTTGATGGGCGTGGACAGCAGTATCCCGCTGAGCCGTTCCTCCGCTTTCAGCGGGGGGCGGCGGCCTGCCATATGAGTGACTGCTTCTACCGGCAGAAGCAGCTGATCGTCTCCTGTCAGATCCCGCCTTCCCCCGGCTGCCACGTAGGTGCTGCCAGCCCAGGCGCAGTGTGGGAGGCGGTCATCGACGCCGACCGGCTGCCAGCACGTCGGACGGGCGTGAGGTGAGCGGATCCGCATTCCGCTCGGCCGAGGAGGCGCGCGAGTGAGTCTTGCCGGGCCTGGGCCTTCGCGGTCTGGCATCTCGCGTTGTCAGAGGGCGGGATTAGGCTCCGCGTGTGATGATTCCTGCACCTTCGCAAGCTGATCTCGACTGGGCCATATCCATGGCCTCACGGCATGGCAGCCATGCAGAGGTTCACGGCGCAGGAGTGGCCGAGTTGGCTGCGGCGCGGGGCGTGCTGCGCCGCGCAGAGACCGGTGAGAGCGTCACGAACGCCGTGCTGCTGGCCGCCCACGATCTACTGCACACGCGGGTGCCGCCCCAGCTCGGTGACAGCAGCCTGCGGCGCCTCGCCGAATTCCTCGTCGGCAGGGGAGTGGTACCCAAGCCCGGCGACTACGAGGGCCGGTGGTGGCTGTGGTGGCCCAAAAGCGGCCGCGGCCCCTGCCGCGACTGCGGCAAGATCCGCTCCCTGACCCGCTATTCGGCCCGATTCGCAAACGAGTACGCTACCTGTGCGCACGCTGTCGCGGCGCTGAACGCCAGCACATGGCCCACCAGGCTGACAGACTGCTGGGGCGCCAGCCGACATCGGTACCCGCGCCCGCCCCCCTCACGTCGCCCATCGAAGCACCAGCGGTAGGCACAAGCACGCCCTCTCCCTCAGGTCGCGACTGGGAAAACTACGCGACCCGGCTCGAGGAGCTGCTGGGAGCACTGGACTGGGCAGGATTCGACCTGCCGGAAGAGTGGGACACCGACTTCGACCCGCAGGAAGGCCCCCTGCTGTTCGCCACCCTCTGGCGCGGCGACGGCGGCCTGGACGTTCAATACGAACCTCACCAGCAGACCTGCACCTGCAGCCCTTCGACGATGTGACGGGGGACTGGCCCGAGTCCTACTCCCTGCTGGAAGACGGCATCGCAGTTCCCGTCGCCCCATCGGGGCAAGCCATCACCGCCGTCGCTGCCGCCGCCGGACAAGCCGGGCTGCTCGACGCCACCCACGTGCAGGTTGCCGAGGCCGCACCGCCCGAGGCCAAGCAGGAGTTCACCCTGCGCAGAATGCGCCGGATCTTCCAGCCAGCTGCCGACTTCCGGCAGCTCCCGCTGCCCGCCCTGCTCCGGGAAGTCACCGAGAACGAAAGGCTCAACGCCTACCTGGAGTGGGTGGTCGACATGACTGGCTGGGACGTCGCGCCCGACATCGTGCCCGACGCGGCCGCCCTGGGCGTAGCCGCCTGGTGCTGGCGCAACAACACCGCAGTCGAAGACCACCACCTGGACACAGACGTACAGATGGCGCGCGTCAACATCGCCGTCACCCGCATCACCCGACAGCACGTCTGCCCATGGGCGGGCATCGATTGGGACAGCATCAAGAACGCCCTGATGGACCCGCAATGGGCCCTGCCCGACGGCACCCCAATCTGTTCACTGTTCGGCCCGGGCTGGACGGAGGTAGCCGCCACCGTCACGGCGGAACTCGACCGCTGGCGCCACCTCGACCACGAGGTGCTCGGCCCTCAGACGACGATGATCCTTATGAGTATCGGCGGCTCCACCAGCTACACCGACTCCTGGTGGGGACAAGGACGCTGGCTCAGTATGTGCCGCCGCGTCATCGACGACGCCACGACTGCCGGCCTGTCTCTGCCTCCGCCCTACGACCAGCGCGGCCCCGATGCCCTGCTGGCCGACCTCGATGCCCCCGACGAGGTCCCCGCCCGGTTCTCGGCTGGCTCATCGACTTGCCGGATGCCGGCGTCCATGGGCCTCGCGGGCTGCGCATGCACCACGTCACCCGACCTAACCGGCACAGTTGGGACCCGTACTGGCTCACCGAGTCGTGACAACCCCTGACTCACGGTCCGATTGCCCAGTCCCAGTCACCCCAGTGGACCTCGGCCGCCACGTGGGCCCAGTACCCCGTGCCCGGCGTGGCGGCCAACACTGCGGGCCTGCGGCTGCAGTTCGGCCCTTGAGCCGACCACGGTCGGCGAGGAGTCCAGAGTCCCGGTCCCGGCGCTGCTGCACGTGGCGTGCGGCGACAGCGTCAGGGTCCTGGTCCGGGGCCTGAAAGCGGAGACGCGCTTTGGGGCACTCGCCTGCAGGTCCCAGGGGCCCTGCATCATACGAACGAACGCTTCACCCCAGTGACAGGAAGTAGCATGCTCGATTTTCACGAGTTGGCGTCGGATGGCGAGGACCTGGAGCAGATGGTCCGGGAACTGGCCCTGGCTCTCGGTTACCGGGCCAGGTGGTCCGGCCGGGGTGCGGACGGCGGGCGCGACCTCTTGCTGGAGGAGCCGGGGGACGCCCTACTGGGGGCGAAAACGCGCAATTGGGTTGTCTCGTGCAAGCACATGGCTCACGCCAAGGGCGGTGCCGGACGCTCGGTCAACGGTGAGGACCTCGGGAGTGCTGGCGGCATCGTGGACGCCGTCGCCCAGCATGACGCTGACGGCTTCCTTCTGGTCTGCTCCACCCAGCCCTCGAGCGCTCTGGTCTCTCGGCTGGAGGCGATCGAGCGGGGCAAGGGCGTGCACACCCATGTCTGGGACGGGGTGGAGCTCGAGCGCATGCTCACCACCCCCGGGGCTGGGCGGTGGCCCAACGGTTCCTCCCCGTGAGCGCCGAGGCCAGCGGGTGGAAAATCTTTGCCACGAGTGAGCCGAACCGTTTCATCGGCATCACGCAGGGCTTCTACCTCCGCATCGCTAACCGGCACGGGAGCGCCCTCGGGTTCCAGCTCGGCAGTGTCACCGAACGTCTGGACCGAGCCGCCTCGATCGAACTGCCCGTCGGGCACGAGATCCGTCCCCGAGGCGTCTTCTACGACGACAAGAACGGCGGATTCAGCTGGTACTTCGACTACCTGTACGGCCCTCGCGGCTGGCGGCATGAGGAGATCGAACCGCCGATGGAAGAGAGCACGCTGCTTCAACGGCTCGGCGACGGCGGGGTGACCTTTGAAGACGGGCAATTCGACCACTTCGAAATCGTCTTCAGGCGGGTCTACCGCGGAAGCGACACCTACGATGCCGACCACTACGGGTACTACGAGCATGTCCCCAGCTACGTCTAGGATAAGCCGATCCTGCCACGGAGTTCTCCGTCTCGGCGCGTGAGGCGCTGAAGGCATCGCAGCCGGTCTCCTGCAGGCCCTTCCGGCTTACGGCACCTGACGGCCACACCCTAGAGCAGTACGCCGGTGCCGCCGCCTGTGGCGAGCAGGGAGCGTCGGCCTGGTGAGGCGACGGCTGCAAGCGTGTTGACCGCGCGGAAGCCTCAAGGGTGGCCCACGCAGATGTGCCGTTCCACAGGCTGATCTGGTGTCCGCCGGCCACGGCCAGCATCGGCCCGTGAGACGTGCGGGGGAGTGTCCATGATGCGGGCCGCGCCCCGGCCGGGCACGGGACTTTCGTCCAGAAGTTCTCCGGAGTGCGAGCCTTCACCCCACCCCGCCTCTCAAAGGACTCGGCGCCAGCGAAGACCTCATCCGCCGTTTGGTCAGCCACGACACCGGCCTGCTCAACCTGATCGACCAGCACCTGGCCCAGCGCTTGGGCCGCCCTCCCGGCCGGGGACGCAGCGGCAACAACTGTGTCTAACAGACACGATTCCCGGCCGGCCGCCACCACCCGCCTGCCGGCCTGCGCAAACTGCGCAAGCACGCTCCTCACCTGCTGCCTCAAGTCACCTCCGGCGACCTCAGTGTCAACAAGGCCCTCATCGAGGCCGGGCTGAGGGGAGCGCACCATCTCCGTCCCGGTCTCCCGCCCGGAAAAGACCGCAGACGTCCAGAGACGGCACCTCGCCCCTGACCAGCTGGCCGCTCTGGCAGCACTCCTCGCCCCCGCACACACCCAGTAGCAGCAAGGCCGCGACTGAGACCCGCAACCACCACCCGGCCGAAAACGACCCGTGCCGCGACCGTGCCGCACACCCCCGCAATGGACGACGTCCCGGCTCGGCACTGGCGCTCCACCCATGCCTGCGGGGATTCCTAGGCCCGCTTGCAGGCATTGGTCCGCCAACTGATCGCCAGACAGGGTGAGTTCACTCAACTTCACTTTCCCCCGCATGGCGCTTGTGCCCTTAAAGTGATCACGACCGGCGCCAGGGCCGCTCAGTCCGGCTGGCGTCCGCTGTGACGAACTCCCTGAACAGGACAGCCATGGGTGCATTCGAGGCCATCGACGAACTCATCGCCACTGCTCGCATCCCGCTCCCCCCCCCCGGCCTGCGGCGCCGTATACGCCAGCAGCTCCACCTCGCCGCCGACCAGGTCGCGCAGGCCTGCGGCGCGGGGCGCCTCAGCCTCCTGGATGACGGGCCTGAACGGACTCACGCAGGCCGAGTTGCCCATGGACACCAGCCCACCGGCAGCAGCCGACGGAGTCCTCCGCATCACGCAACCCTGCGTCCTGTGCGGTCACCCGGCCCATCAGCAGGTCGCCGGAACCTCACCCCCGAAGACTCGTACTCCACGGCGGTTCTTCCCCTGCTAGGTGAACGGTGCCTTAGGTCCATGCCCTGGGCCGCTTGTCTGTCCGAGGGAGGGTGGGCGGTGTCAGATGGTGCGGCTGCGGCCGATGGCCAGGGATTCCAGCAGCTCCTCGGTGATGCGCTCCTGCTTGTTCCAGATCGCTTTCTGGGCGCCCTGGCTGACGAGCTGGGACAGGGCCCGCAGGTAGCCCTTGGTGCGGCGGTGCAGGTATTCGTGCAGGTTGGTCAGGTCGTCCGGCTGGTGGTGGTGCAGGCACAGGTTCTTGTCGAACTTGCGGACGATCTTCGTGAACAGTTTGTGGCCGTCCGTGTCGTAGCCGATCCGGCTGGTGCGCAGGGTGGCGTAGTCGCCCCAGATCTCCTCGTTGTCGGCCAGGGCGGTTTCCCGGTCCCGGGTCAGGGGGTCGACGATGGAACGGGCGGCCCGTCCGGCGAAGAGGAAGGTGGCGCCGGTGCTTTCACTGATCTCTTCCAGGTAGGCGAACGACTCCTCGGCGTCCGCGCCGGCCCGCAGCTGCTCGATGCCGTCGATGAGGACCAGCAAGGTGGAGCTGTTGCGCATCACATGGCAGATGGAGCGGGTGGGGTCGCTGCCGCCGTCGTGCTTGAGGCCGAGGAAGGAGGCGAAGGCGGCCGGCCAGTTCCGCCGTCCGCCGCGGGCCAGGGGAGGCACCCGCAGCGCGATCACCGGGATGCGGCTCTCGTCCGGCTCATACAGGCGGGCGATCTTGTTCTCGTAGTGGCGGCCGATGTACTGCAGGATCTCGGTCTTGCCGGTGCCGCGGGGGCCTTCGATGATGACGCCGGTCTTGCCGTGGATGCGTTCCCGGTTGGCCAGCAGATGCTCGTGGACGACGACCAGGGCCCGGCCGATGGCGGGGGTGACCACGGTCGGCATCAGGGCGTGATAGCGCAGCCGCAGGTCGTTGTCGGCGACTTCCGTGCCGGGCGGCGGGCTGTCGGCCAGGTCGGGCCGGGTGCGGTCCAGGGTGGCGAAGGTGCGCCAGTTGCTCAGGGTGTTCAGCCATACCGGCCGGGGCGCGGTGAACACCGGCGTGGGGGCGGGCGAGTCGATGAGCAGACGGATGTCGTCGTCTTCGATCTCCTCGATGACCGGTGGCTGCGTCATGGCCTGTCCTCCTGCGGGGGGTTGGTTTCGGCGGGCAGGTCCAGCAGGTGACGCGCGGCGCTGTCGAGGCTGTCGTCCAGGTCACCCAGATCCGCCAGGAGCGAGGACACTTCGGTGTCCGCGCCGCCCGGAGCGTCCGGTCCGTGGGCGGGCCCGGGCGCGATCTCTTCTTCCGCGGGGGAGTACAGGCTCGGCTCGTCCAGCTCCAGCACCGTCAAGGGTCCCAGCGCGTCCAGGTCCAGCGCCTCCGCGTCGGCGAACGGGTCGAAGACGCCGTCACCGGACGGCGCCCATCCGCCATCCAGCCCCGGCACGGGCGCGTAGCCGTCGGGCACGCTCACCACACCCGGGTCGTCCGGACCCTGTCCCGCCCGCTCCAGCAGGTCGGCCAGGACCTGCGCGATGGCTTCGTCCTGCGTGTGGCGGCCGCCGCGCGCCACAAACTCCGCGGTGGCCGAGTCCCACAGGTGCTGTGTCCACGGGGCGCCGATCAGGTGCTGGTGCTTGAAGACGGCAGTGATCCACTCGCCGGAGCGGTGGTCGCGCAGCCACACCTGCTCGGGCGTATAGGGGTTGTAGCGCAGCTCCCACCCGTCACGCTTCTTGCCCTTGAGCCCCGACGGCGTGTTGCGGACCTCCTCGAGTTCCCCTTTGAAGTTGTCGTAGGTGCGGTTCTTGAACCGGATGCCGTCATCGCGCACCCCGACCCAGGCGGTGGGCAGCAGCTGGAGGTAGTCCGCAAAGCCCAGCGGGATCGGCAGGTAGCCAGCCGCCTGCACGCCCGCGGCGTACATCTGGTTCGGAGTCAGCGGCGGCAGGTTCGGCTCGTAGGGGCTGCGCAGCTCCTCATGCGGCCGTGCCTGCCAGCCGACCGCGATCCACTCCTGCAGCAGATCGTCCAGCTCCTGCAGCGTCCACAGCCGGTCCGGATCGATCTCT contains these protein-coding regions:
- a CDS encoding restriction endonuclease encodes the protein MLDFHELASDGEDLEQMVRELALALGYRARWSGRGADGGRDLLLEEPGDALLGAKTRNWVVSCKHMAHAKGGAGRSVNGEDLGSAGGIVDAVAQHDADGFLLVCSTQPSSALVSRLEAIERGKGVHTHVWDGVELERMLTTPGAGRWPNGSSP
- a CDS encoding ATP-binding protein is translated as MTQPPVIEEIEDDDIRLLIDSPAPTPVFTAPRPVWLNTLSNWRTFATLDRTRPDLADSPPPGTEVADNDLRLRYHALMPTVVTPAIGRALVVVHEHLLANRERIHGKTGVIIEGPRGTGKTEILQYIGRHYENKIARLYEPDESRIPVIALRVPPLARGGRRNWPAAFASFLGLKHDGGSDPTRSICHVMRNSSTLLVLIDGIEQLRAGADAEESFAYLEEISESTGATFLFAGRAARSIVDPLTRDRETALADNEEIWGDYATLRTSRIGYDTDGHKLFTKIVRKFDKNLCLHHHQPDDLTNLHEYLHRRTKGYLRALSQLVSQGAQKAIWNKQERITEELLESLAIGRSRTI